One region of Trichoderma breve strain T069 chromosome 7 map unlocalized scaffold00007, whole genome shotgun sequence genomic DNA includes:
- a CDS encoding major facilitator superfamily domain-containing protein, whose amino-acid sequence MVQMISNMVGLAAGLEISNSLGYATGPGKANWAAASYPLTQGTFVLISGRLGAVYGHRHVLIAGAVWFVICSLANGFCKTFVTFNVVRALSGIGGALIMPNAVALISTTIPPGRSRNVTLGFFGASAPIGGYLGAIWAGIFVEYVDWTWIFFGLAILGTFVFGILALLLPTDSPVDRKGTIDWVGAFLGTGGLIAFNIAWNQAPASGWETPFVSVLLVISVVMLALFGLWGSRFSKNPIIPLGIWTAPSFTAVILVVLFSFMSNGIFLWYMVAWLQLLRGKTILQFGLEWTPFGIVATIGTFLAAWLIPRLAAQWILAIGSAAILVANLLLATMPVQQTYWAQVFPATIFMAFCPDFVYVAAQIVASNSVKRSQQGIAASLIGTLNLYGNSLGLGFAGTIETQVNKYRADQVLGYRAALYFGAGIALVATVLDSLLVRVVKDEREGWTDPADEVAIMGTGFEGGLSTATERIRR is encoded by the exons ATGGTCCAG ATGATATCTAACATGGTTGGACTCGCCGCCGGACTTGAGATAAGCAACTCACTGGGCTATGCAACTGGTCCTGGCAAAGCCAACTGGGCCGCCGCGTCCTACCC GCTGACGCAAGGTACCTTCGTTCTGATCAGCGGTCGCCTCGGTGCCGTCTACGGCCATCGACATGTCCTCATCGCCGGCGCCGTCTGGTTCGTCATTTGCTCACTCGCAAACGGCTTCTGCAAGACGTTTGTCACTTTCAATGTTGTCCGTGCGCTGTCTGGAATCGGAGGAGCATTAATCATGCCGAACGCTGTTGCTCTGATCAGTACGACAATACCACCTGGAAGATCGAGAAATGTCACGCTGGGATTTTTTGGGGCCTCGGCTCCTATTGGAGGTTACCTTGGTGCTATTTGGGCTGGTATTTTCGTTGAATATGTGGATTGGACGTGGATATTCTTCGGCTT gGCAATTTTGGGGACATTCGTTTTTGGGATTCTGGCGTTACTTCTCCCAACTGACTCTCCCGTTGACCGAAAAGGGACAATCGATTGGGTCGGCGCATTCCTTGGTACTGGCGGCCTAATTGCTTTCAACATTGCTTGGAA CCAAGCACCAGCGAGCGGATGGGAAACGCCTTTCGTATCCGTTTTGCTCGTTATATCAGTTGTCATGCTCGCTCTCTTTGGGCTCTGGGGGTCAAGGTTCAGCAAGAATCCCATCATACCACTCGGGATATGGACAGCACCATCCTTTACAGCCGTCATCTTGGTCGTTCTCTTTAGTTTCATGTCCAacggcatcttcctctggtACATGGTGGcatggcttcaacttctGCGTGGTAAAACCATCCTCCAGTTTGGCCTTGAGTGGACTCCATTTGGGATTGTTGCAACAATCGGCACGTTCCTCGCAGCATGGCTGATTCCACGCCTTGCTGCGCAATGGATATTGGCAATTGGTAGCGCTGCCATCTTAGTCGCGAATTTACTCTTGGCTACGATGCCGGTCCAGCAGACGTACTGGGCTCAGGTCTTCCCAGCGACGATATTCATGGCCTTCTGTCCAGACTTTGTCTATGTTGCGGCCCAGATCGTTGCTAGCAACAGTGTCAAACGCAGTCAGCAGGGCATTGCTGCATCTCTCATTGGCACGCTTAACTTGTATGGGAACAGTCTCGGCCTTGGATTTGCGGGGACGATCGAGACGCAGGTGAACAAATACCGGGCTGATCAAGTGCTTGGATACAGGGCTGCGTTGTATTTTGGGGCCGGCATCGCCTTGGTAGCGACCGTGCTGGACTCGCTATTGGTAAGGGTCGTAAAGGATGAGAGGGAAGGATGGACTGATCCGGCGGACGAAGTAGCAATCATGGGGACAGGGTTTGAGGGAGGATTGTCGACGGCTACTGAGAGAATCAGGCGGTGA